From Streptomyces asiaticus, one genomic window encodes:
- a CDS encoding helix-turn-helix transcriptional regulator produces MLETSARLLRLLSLLQAHREWSGTDLADRLGVTPRTVRRDVDRLRELGYPVHSAPGTGGGYQLGAGAQLPPLLLDDEEAVAVAVRLRQAAGGGVEGIEETSVRALAKLEQVLPDRLRRRVGALTAFTVPLSGWSGGPGVDPAVLTELAAACRDCHQLRFEYRDHGGAVTRRTAEPHRLVAAQRRWYLVAWDVERADWRTYRVDRITPTPPHGPRFTPRRPPADDIAAYVARGITTSVYAQRATVLLRVPAERAAERFMPTVGVLEAVDEHSCLLHTGAHSLDALVVHIALSGFDFEVREPVELNDHIRELRNRLDRALG; encoded by the coding sequence ATGCTGGAGACCTCGGCCCGCCTGCTCCGCCTGCTCTCCCTGTTGCAGGCCCACCGCGAATGGTCCGGCACGGACCTCGCCGACCGGCTCGGGGTCACCCCGCGCACCGTGCGCCGCGATGTCGACCGGCTGCGCGAGCTCGGCTACCCCGTGCACTCCGCGCCGGGCACCGGCGGTGGCTATCAGCTGGGCGCGGGCGCCCAGCTGCCGCCGCTGCTGCTGGACGACGAGGAGGCGGTGGCGGTCGCGGTGCGGCTGCGCCAGGCGGCCGGCGGCGGGGTCGAGGGCATCGAGGAGACCTCGGTGCGGGCCCTGGCCAAGCTGGAGCAGGTGCTGCCGGACCGGCTGCGCCGCCGGGTGGGCGCGCTGACCGCCTTCACCGTGCCGCTGTCCGGCTGGAGCGGCGGCCCCGGGGTGGACCCCGCGGTGCTGACCGAGCTGGCCGCCGCCTGCCGGGACTGCCATCAGCTGCGCTTCGAGTACCGCGACCACGGCGGTGCGGTCACCCGCCGCACCGCCGAACCGCACCGGCTGGTCGCCGCGCAGCGCCGCTGGTACCTGGTCGCCTGGGATGTGGAACGCGCCGACTGGCGTACGTACCGGGTCGACCGGATCACCCCGACCCCGCCGCACGGCCCCCGCTTCACCCCGCGCCGCCCGCCCGCCGACGACATCGCCGCCTATGTGGCCCGGGGCATCACCACCTCCGTCTACGCCCAGCGGGCCACCGTGCTGCTGCGGGTGCCCGCCGAGCGGGCGGCCGAGCGTTTCATGCCCACGGTGGGGGTGCTGGAGGCCGTGGACGAGCACAGCTGTCTGCTGCACACCGGCGCCCACAGCCTCGACGCGCTGGTGGTCCATATCGCCTTGAGCGGCTTCGACTTCGAGGTGCGCGAGCCGGTGGAGCTGAACGACCACATCCGGGAGCTCAGGAATCGGCTGGACCGGGCCCTGGGCTGA
- the ctaD gene encoding aa3-type cytochrome oxidase subunit I has protein sequence MATETARAAGPVRETRQGSVLVDWLTTTDHKKIGHLYLISSFGFFLVGGVLALVMRAELARPGLQIVSQEEFNQAFTLHGTIMLLLFATPAFAGFANEIMPLQIGAPDVAFPRLNMLSYWLYLFGGVIVVAGLLVPGGAADFGWTAYAPLNSPIRSPGIGADMWIMGLALSGFGTILGAVNFLTTIMAMRAPGMTMFRMPIFTWNTLFTSIMILMAFPVLAAALLALEADRRFGAVVFDPRYGGPLLWQHLFWFFGHPEVYIIALPFFGIISEIIPVFSRKPIFGYVTLIGATMAITGLSMVVWAHHMFATGSVLLPFFSLMSFLIAVPTGVKFFNWIGTMLGGSVSLEAPMLWAVGFLVSFLFGGLTGVILASPPLDFHVTDTYFVVGHFHYVVFGTVVFAMFAGFYFWWPKFTGKLLDERLAKIHFWTLFTGFHTTFLVQHWLGVEGMPRRYADYLAADGFTALNTVSTIGSFLLGMSTLPFLYNVWKTAKYGKKVEVDDPWGFGRSLEWATSCPPPRHNFTTLPRIRSESPAFDLNHPEVASLTQERDQQLKPRGSVSPGPGPADS, from the coding sequence ATGGCGACAGAGACCGCGCGGGCCGCCGGTCCGGTACGGGAGACGCGGCAGGGCAGTGTGCTGGTGGACTGGCTCACCACCACCGACCACAAGAAGATCGGGCATCTGTATCTGATCTCGTCGTTCGGCTTCTTCCTGGTCGGCGGCGTGCTGGCGCTGGTGATGCGCGCCGAGCTGGCCCGTCCGGGACTCCAGATCGTCTCGCAGGAGGAGTTCAACCAGGCGTTCACCCTGCATGGCACGATCATGCTGCTGCTGTTCGCGACCCCGGCGTTCGCGGGGTTCGCCAACGAGATCATGCCGCTCCAGATCGGGGCGCCCGATGTGGCCTTCCCACGTCTCAACATGCTGTCGTACTGGCTGTATCTGTTCGGCGGGGTGATCGTGGTGGCCGGTCTGCTGGTGCCGGGGGGCGCCGCGGACTTCGGCTGGACCGCCTACGCCCCGCTCAACAGCCCGATCCGCTCCCCCGGTATCGGCGCCGATATGTGGATCATGGGGCTGGCGCTGTCGGGGTTCGGGACGATCCTGGGCGCGGTGAACTTCCTGACCACCATCATGGCGATGCGCGCGCCGGGCATGACGATGTTCCGGATGCCGATCTTCACCTGGAACACCCTCTTCACCTCGATCATGATCCTGATGGCGTTCCCGGTGCTGGCGGCGGCGTTGCTGGCGCTGGAGGCGGACCGGCGGTTCGGGGCGGTGGTCTTCGATCCCCGGTACGGCGGGCCGCTGCTGTGGCAGCACCTCTTCTGGTTCTTCGGCCATCCCGAGGTCTACATCATCGCGCTGCCGTTCTTCGGCATCATCTCCGAGATCATCCCGGTCTTCTCGCGCAAGCCGATCTTCGGCTATGTGACGCTCATCGGCGCGACCATGGCCATCACCGGGCTGTCGATGGTCGTCTGGGCCCACCACATGTTCGCCACCGGATCGGTTCTGCTGCCCTTCTTCTCCCTGATGTCGTTTCTGATCGCGGTGCCGACCGGGGTGAAGTTCTTCAACTGGATCGGCACCATGCTGGGCGGCTCGGTGTCCCTGGAGGCGCCGATGCTGTGGGCGGTCGGGTTCCTGGTGAGCTTCCTCTTCGGGGGACTCACCGGCGTCATCCTGGCCTCACCGCCACTGGACTTCCACGTCACGGACACGTACTTCGTCGTGGGCCACTTCCACTACGTGGTCTTCGGGACGGTCGTCTTCGCGATGTTCGCGGGGTTCTACTTCTGGTGGCCCAAGTTCACCGGGAAGCTGCTGGACGAACGGCTGGCCAAGATCCACTTCTGGACGCTGTTCACCGGCTTCCACACCACCTTCCTGGTGCAGCACTGGCTGGGTGTGGAGGGGATGCCGCGCCGCTACGCCGACTATCTGGCGGCCGACGGCTTCACCGCGCTCAACACCGTCTCCACGATCGGCTCCTTCCTGCTGGGCATGTCGACCCTGCCGTTCCTCTACAACGTCTGGAAGACGGCGAAGTACGGGAAGAAGGTGGAGGTGGACGACCCCTGGGGGTTCGGCCGCTCCCTGGAGTGGGCGACCTCCTGTCCCCCGCCCCGGCACAACTTCACCACGCTCCCCCGGATCCGTTCCGAGTCGCCTGCCTTCGATCTGAACCATCCCGAGGTGGCGAGCCTGACCCAGGAGAGGGACCAGCAGCTGAAGCCGCGGGGCTCGGTCAGCCCAGGGCCCGGTCCAGCCGATTCCTGA
- a CDS encoding gas vesicle protein K produces the protein MSRKLELDQDTVERDLMKLVLTVVELLRQLMERQALRRVDQGDLTEDQEERIGLTLMLLEDRMGTLCDRYGIAPSDLNLDLGPLGPLLPPRE, from the coding sequence GTGAGCCGCAAGCTGGAGCTGGACCAGGACACCGTCGAGCGCGATCTGATGAAGCTGGTGCTCACCGTCGTGGAGCTGCTGCGCCAGCTCATGGAGCGGCAGGCGCTGCGCCGGGTGGACCAGGGCGATCTGACGGAGGACCAGGAGGAGCGGATCGGGCTGACGCTGATGCTCCTGGAGGACCGGATGGGCACGCTCTGCGACCGCTACGGCATCGCGCCCTCCGACCTCAATCTGGACCTTGGGCCACTCGGTCCGCTACTGCCCCCGAGGGAGTGA
- a CDS encoding gas vesicle protein: MTTAPEGPLAHQQIALVDVLDRLLAGGVVITGDLTLRIADVDLVRIDLRALISSVNANVPSPWEEP; the protein is encoded by the coding sequence ATGACGACGGCCCCCGAGGGCCCCCTGGCCCATCAGCAGATCGCCCTGGTGGACGTGTTGGACCGGCTGCTTGCGGGCGGGGTGGTGATCACCGGTGATCTGACCCTGCGGATCGCCGACGTCGATCTGGTCCGTATCGATCTGCGCGCGCTCATCAGCTCGGTCAACGCCAATGTGCCGTCCCCCTGGGAGGAACCGTGA
- a CDS encoding GvpL/GvpF family gas vesicle protein — translation MTEGLRYAYAVVRDTGAPDAALDALTALERVTGVADESVYAVRHLGLAVLAGAVPAEDYAEGPLRKRLEDMAWLEKMARAHQRVVDTAGAESCVIPVRLATVCHGDEGLRRMLATGRERFTAALDRLEGRVEWGVKAYATQPAAEEPPAGTANAADAPSTPHDPGAMSGRDYLRRRKAQRQAAEQRWGDTEEGVRLVHDTLGGLAEQSRLHPPQDPRLSGISDRNVLNAAYLVRREDSADFAERVGELAGRTPALRVELTGPWAPYSFTAMDEFTAMDETSGAAGETWGAGADG, via the coding sequence ATGACCGAAGGACTGCGGTACGCCTACGCGGTCGTGCGCGACACCGGTGCGCCGGATGCCGCCCTGGACGCCCTCACCGCCCTGGAGAGGGTGACCGGCGTCGCGGACGAATCGGTGTACGCCGTACGCCATCTGGGGCTCGCCGTGCTGGCGGGCGCCGTACCGGCCGAGGACTACGCCGAGGGCCCGCTGCGGAAGCGGCTGGAGGACATGGCCTGGCTGGAGAAGATGGCCCGGGCCCATCAGCGGGTGGTCGACACCGCCGGTGCCGAGTCCTGTGTCATACCGGTCCGGCTGGCCACCGTGTGCCACGGCGACGAGGGGCTGCGGCGGATGCTCGCCACCGGCCGGGAGCGGTTCACCGCGGCGCTGGACCGGCTGGAGGGCCGGGTGGAATGGGGCGTCAAGGCGTACGCCACACAGCCCGCCGCCGAGGAGCCGCCCGCCGGGACCGCGAACGCCGCTGACGCCCCGAGCACCCCGCATGACCCGGGCGCCATGTCCGGCCGCGACTATCTGCGCCGCCGCAAGGCCCAGCGACAGGCCGCCGAGCAACGCTGGGGCGATACGGAGGAGGGCGTGCGGCTGGTGCACGACACCCTCGGCGGGCTGGCCGAGCAGTCCCGGCTGCATCCGCCGCAGGACCCCCGGCTGTCGGGGATCTCCGACCGCAATGTGCTGAACGCCGCGTATCTGGTGCGGCGCGAGGACAGCGCCGACTTCGCCGAGCGGGTCGGTGAACTGGCCGGGCGGACACCCGCGCTCCGGGTCGAGCTGACCGGCCCCTGGGCGCCGTACTCCTTCACCGCCATGGACGAGTTCACCGCCATGGACGAGACCTCCGGCGCGGCAGGGGAGACCTGGGGCGCGGGGGCGGACGGATGA
- a CDS encoding gas vesicle protein, which yields MAGRGEGGANLADILERVLDKGVVIAGDIRINLLDIELLTIKLRLIVASVDKAKEMGIDWWEHDPSLSSRARTGVNGGEKAEVTGGENRETTE from the coding sequence CTGGCCGGACGGGGTGAGGGCGGGGCGAACCTCGCCGACATCCTGGAGCGGGTGCTCGACAAGGGCGTGGTGATCGCGGGCGACATCCGCATCAATCTGCTCGACATCGAACTTCTCACGATCAAGCTGCGGCTGATCGTGGCCTCGGTCGACAAGGCCAAGGAGATGGGCATCGACTGGTGGGAGCACGACCCGTCGCTCTCCTCACGCGCCCGGACCGGGGTGAACGGCGGCGAGAAGGCCGAGGTGACCGGCGGGGAGAACCGGGAGACCACCGAATGA
- a CDS encoding gas vesicle protein GvpG: MLRQVVAAAEREYYDPANIQRALAELETQLDQGVIDEREFERQEDVLLDRLEEAHQWANGTL, encoded by the coding sequence GTGCTGAGGCAGGTCGTCGCCGCGGCGGAGCGGGAGTACTACGACCCGGCCAACATCCAGCGCGCCCTGGCCGAGCTGGAGACCCAGCTCGACCAGGGCGTGATCGACGAACGAGAGTTCGAGCGGCAGGAGGACGTGCTGCTCGACCGGTTGGAGGAGGCGCACCAGTGGGCGAACGGGACTCTGTGA
- a CDS encoding GvpL/GvpF family gas vesicle protein — translation MTTYVYGIARGEVPDLGDGLLGIGDPPLPVRALNEGELAAIVSDCPPELKPRRRDLLAHQHVLAEVSDSRAVLPMRFGSVSSSDDDVRSVLTEHADRYQDQLNRLTGRVEYNVKAVHDEDSVLHQVLAEEPELRLMAEANRAAGGGTYEDRVRFGELMASAVRAREVRDAKLVEEALAPTAEDVRPGPESGGWFVSLSLLLAKDSADPLLSAAADLERAHPWLKLRINGPLPPYSFVES, via the coding sequence ATGACCACGTATGTCTACGGCATCGCGCGGGGCGAGGTCCCGGACCTGGGCGATGGGCTGCTGGGCATCGGCGACCCCCCGCTGCCGGTCCGGGCGCTCAACGAGGGCGAGCTGGCCGCGATCGTCAGCGACTGCCCGCCTGAGCTCAAGCCCCGGCGCCGCGATCTGCTGGCCCACCAGCATGTGCTGGCCGAGGTCAGCGACTCCCGCGCGGTGCTGCCGATGCGCTTCGGCAGCGTCTCGTCCAGCGACGACGACGTCCGCAGCGTGCTGACCGAGCACGCCGACCGCTACCAGGACCAGCTGAACCGGCTGACCGGCCGGGTGGAGTACAACGTCAAGGCCGTGCACGACGAGGACTCGGTGCTGCACCAGGTGCTCGCCGAGGAGCCGGAGCTGCGGTTGATGGCGGAGGCCAACCGGGCGGCGGGCGGCGGCACCTACGAGGACCGGGTGCGCTTCGGCGAGCTGATGGCGAGCGCGGTACGGGCCCGTGAGGTGCGGGACGCGAAGCTCGTGGAGGAGGCGCTGGCGCCGACCGCCGAGGATGTGCGGCCCGGCCCGGAGAGCGGCGGCTGGTTTGTGAGCCTGTCGCTGCTGCTCGCCAAGGACTCCGCCGATCCGCTGCTGTCGGCCGCCGCCGACCTGGAGCGGGCCCATCCCTGGCTGAAGCTGCGGATCAACGGTCCGCTGCCGCCGTACAGCTTCGTCGAGTCCTGA
- a CDS encoding gas vesicle structural protein GvpA, whose translation MTTVVPAQQSRGGGGTSGLYDVLELILDRGLVIDAFIRVSLVGIEILKIDVRIVVASVDTYLRFAEACNRLDLESGPNKSPGLPEVVEGITENGARSKTKGALSGAGDTVSKAAQSVADAIRPSEEEEEEPRRRRPARKAAPRKSEESS comes from the coding sequence ATGACCACTGTTGTCCCGGCACAGCAATCCAGGGGCGGGGGCGGCACCAGCGGCCTGTACGACGTCCTGGAACTCATCCTCGACCGAGGGCTGGTGATCGACGCGTTCATCCGAGTCTCCCTGGTCGGCATCGAAATACTCAAGATCGACGTTCGGATCGTGGTCGCGAGCGTCGACACCTATCTGCGGTTCGCCGAGGCGTGTAACCGCCTCGACCTGGAGTCGGGCCCGAACAAGTCGCCCGGGCTGCCCGAGGTCGTGGAGGGCATCACCGAGAACGGCGCGCGGTCCAAGACCAAGGGCGCGCTCTCCGGCGCCGGCGACACCGTCTCCAAGGCCGCCCAGTCCGTGGCCGACGCGATCCGCCCGTCGGAGGAGGAAGAGGAGGAGCCGCGCCGGCGCCGTCCGGCCCGTAAGGCGGCGCCGCGGAAGTCCGAGGAGTCCTCATGA
- the gvpO gene encoding gas vesicle protein GvpO gives MTDRSDETPEKTAAGGTSPLALLRAAREQLAELTGLYPESLPRLERTDDGWLLEAEVTELVRVPETMSLMALYEVTLDPDGLLTGYRRLRRYERGRSDRR, from the coding sequence ATGACTGACAGATCCGATGAGACCCCCGAGAAGACGGCGGCCGGCGGTACGAGCCCGCTGGCACTCCTGCGTGCCGCCCGTGAGCAGCTCGCCGAGCTGACGGGCCTGTACCCCGAGTCCCTCCCCCGTCTGGAGCGGACCGACGACGGGTGGCTGCTGGAGGCCGAGGTGACGGAGCTGGTCCGGGTGCCGGAGACGATGAGCCTGATGGCCCTGTACGAGGTGACCCTCGACCCGGACGGCCTGCTGACCGGCTACCGACGCCTGCGCCGCTATGAGCGCGGCCGGAGCGACCGCCGCTGA
- a CDS encoding I78 family peptidase inhibitor, giving the protein MGPVPNLPAEPDDDLDSYVGLDAGTAEERARARGWSTVRTLPPGAIITMEYLRGRIDFEVDEGTVKRCWRG; this is encoded by the coding sequence ATGGGACCTGTACCGAACCTTCCGGCCGAACCCGACGACGACCTCGACAGCTATGTGGGCCTCGATGCCGGCACCGCCGAGGAGAGGGCGCGCGCACGCGGCTGGAGCACCGTACGGACGCTTCCGCCGGGCGCGATCATCACCATGGAGTATCTGCGGGGGCGGATCGACTTCGAGGTGGACGAGGGCACGGTGAAGCGCTGCTGGCGCGGCTGA
- a CDS encoding phosphatase PAP2 family protein, protein MRTEDKLPTTEERRPDLARPRMTRTRFWLLGTTLAVYAATVIGVLTTSWLVKLDWQVMLFRPYKQWPEFHTFLDYFVVMGQRGPTAVAVAAWLGWCCHRQRTLRPLLALGTSLLLLNATVGAVKIGFGRLGPHYATTVGSNEMWGTGDIFPSGHTANAVVTWGILAYLATTPVARRVASLIAAGFAFGVGMTTVYLGTHWLSDVVLGWAAGVLVLLALPWLEPAMARAEVLLLTLWHRLRELRAPVPVPSGRPVAGTPLATPRTARDDELPARETVAVVRPGTATGRSPDGRPLHPVRQHTVRSERTPVTPVGSRRPPHADRVPRATAPFGPSGASRGRTATGG, encoded by the coding sequence GTGCGTACCGAAGACAAGCTCCCCACGACCGAGGAGCGAAGGCCCGATCTCGCGCGACCGCGCATGACCCGAACACGCTTCTGGCTGCTTGGGACCACGCTGGCGGTCTACGCGGCGACCGTGATCGGCGTGCTCACCACCTCATGGCTGGTGAAGCTCGACTGGCAGGTCATGCTCTTCCGGCCCTACAAGCAGTGGCCCGAGTTCCACACCTTCCTGGACTACTTCGTGGTCATGGGCCAGCGGGGGCCCACCGCCGTGGCCGTCGCCGCCTGGCTGGGGTGGTGCTGCCACCGGCAGCGCACCCTGCGCCCGCTGCTGGCGCTGGGCACCTCCCTGCTGCTGCTGAACGCCACCGTGGGCGCGGTGAAGATCGGCTTCGGCCGGCTCGGTCCGCACTACGCGACCACCGTCGGGTCCAATGAGATGTGGGGCACCGGCGATATATTTCCTTCGGGTCACACCGCGAACGCCGTGGTCACCTGGGGCATTCTGGCCTATCTGGCGACCACCCCCGTGGCCCGCAGGGTCGCCTCGCTGATCGCCGCGGGCTTCGCCTTCGGGGTCGGCATGACCACCGTCTACCTCGGCACCCACTGGCTGAGCGATGTGGTGCTGGGCTGGGCCGCCGGGGTGCTGGTGCTGCTGGCGCTGCCCTGGCTGGAGCCCGCCATGGCCCGCGCCGAGGTGCTGCTGCTGACCCTGTGGCACCGGCTGCGCGAGCTCCGGGCGCCCGTGCCGGTGCCGTCCGGACGGCCGGTCGCCGGGACCCCGCTGGCCACCCCGCGCACCGCCCGCGACGACGAGCTGCCCGCCCGCGAGACCGTGGCCGTGGTCCGGCCCGGCACCGCCACCGGCCGGAGCCCCGACGGGCGGCCCCTCCACCCGGTCCGCCAGCACACGGTGCGCTCCGAGCGCACCCCGGTCACCCCGGTCGGCAGCCGCCGACCGCCGCACGCCGACCGGGTGCCGCGCGCCACGGCGCCCTTCGGCCCGTCCGGCGCCTCCCGGGGCCGGACGGCCACCGGAGGCTGA
- a CDS encoding MFS transporter, which yields MSGTTTAGNRRTAGVPRQWRGTEASGGANRWVVLLVLCVSLLLVAVDATVLHVAVPAVTEDLRPGGIELLWIVDVYPLVCASLLILFGTLGDRVGRRRVLLLGYALFGAASAIAAFAPNPQILIVARALLGVGGAMIMPATLSILRQVFPDRRERALAIGVWSAVAAVGAAVGPLLGGFLVENFWWGSVFLVNLPLMIVALPVGRWLLPESTGDKNGPWDVLGAVMAACGLFCVVLGVKRVGSGAGPLDAVTAAPVLVGVVLLVLFVRRQRRRTHPLVDLKLFARPAFSISVGCIVLALLALVGLELIAAQYLQLVLGLTPLETGLRLLPLTFAAMAAGLVGSRMLQWLGPRTMVAVGFGLTALAVLSLTAMGQADRPAVLVGGFIVLGFGLETTLFSAYESMLNEASSGSAGGAAAIGETSYQLGAGIGIALLGSVMNAAYKPGVSSVPGVPASASSAASQSLGAAYKVSDRLGGHAGEALRSASRAAFVHGLHVTLAVSAGLLLLGALAALRLPKVMECAADDEESGQGAADQQGAAEQGPVDQRGAADQGPVDQRGAADQQSSADQQGPDAPDAPARFDRATVAAES from the coding sequence ATGTCCGGGACGACCACGGCCGGCAATCGGCGGACGGCGGGCGTTCCCCGGCAATGGCGCGGCACCGAGGCGAGCGGCGGGGCGAACCGCTGGGTCGTGCTCCTCGTGCTCTGCGTCAGCCTGCTGCTCGTCGCCGTGGACGCGACCGTGCTCCATGTCGCGGTCCCGGCCGTGACCGAGGATCTGCGCCCCGGCGGGATCGAACTGCTGTGGATCGTGGACGTCTACCCACTGGTCTGCGCCTCGCTGCTGATCCTCTTCGGCACCCTCGGCGACCGCGTCGGCAGACGGCGCGTCCTGCTGCTCGGCTACGCGCTCTTCGGCGCCGCCTCCGCGATCGCCGCCTTCGCCCCCAACCCCCAGATCCTCATCGTGGCCCGCGCCCTGCTGGGCGTCGGCGGCGCGATGATCATGCCCGCCACCCTGTCGATACTGCGCCAGGTCTTCCCGGACCGCCGGGAGCGGGCGCTGGCGATAGGCGTCTGGAGCGCGGTCGCCGCCGTCGGCGCGGCGGTCGGCCCGCTGCTCGGCGGCTTCCTGGTGGAGAACTTCTGGTGGGGCTCGGTCTTCCTGGTCAACCTTCCCCTGATGATCGTGGCGCTGCCCGTCGGCCGCTGGCTGCTGCCGGAGTCCACCGGCGACAAGAACGGCCCCTGGGACGTGCTGGGCGCGGTCATGGCCGCGTGCGGGCTGTTCTGCGTCGTCCTCGGCGTCAAGCGGGTGGGCAGCGGCGCGGGGCCGCTGGACGCCGTGACCGCCGCGCCGGTGCTGGTCGGGGTGGTGCTGCTGGTGCTCTTCGTCCGCCGCCAGCGCCGCCGTACGCATCCGCTGGTGGACCTCAAGCTGTTCGCCCGGCCCGCCTTCTCGATCTCCGTCGGCTGTATCGTGCTCGCCCTGCTGGCGCTCGTCGGCCTGGAGCTCATAGCCGCCCAGTACCTCCAGCTCGTCCTTGGGCTCACCCCGCTCGAGACGGGGCTGCGGCTGCTGCCGCTCACCTTCGCCGCAATGGCCGCGGGGCTCGTGGGGTCCCGGATGCTCCAGTGGCTCGGCCCACGGACCATGGTCGCGGTCGGCTTCGGGCTCACCGCCCTCGCCGTGCTCTCGCTCACCGCCATGGGCCAGGCCGACCGGCCCGCCGTACTCGTCGGCGGCTTCATCGTCCTGGGCTTCGGCCTGGAGACCACGCTCTTCAGCGCGTACGAGTCCATGCTCAACGAGGCGTCGTCCGGTTCCGCGGGCGGCGCGGCCGCCATCGGTGAGACCTCCTACCAGCTCGGCGCCGGGATCGGTATCGCCCTCCTCGGCAGCGTCATGAACGCCGCCTACAAGCCCGGCGTCTCCTCGGTGCCCGGCGTTCCCGCCTCCGCAAGCTCCGCCGCGAGCCAGTCGCTGGGCGCCGCGTACAAGGTCTCCGACCGGCTCGGTGGCCACGCCGGGGAGGCCCTGCGTTCGGCCTCCCGCGCCGCCTTCGTCCACGGTCTGCACGTCACGCTCGCGGTCAGCGCCGGTCTGCTGCTGCTCGGCGCGCTGGCCGCGCTGCGGCTGCCCAAGGTCATGGAGTGCGCCGCCGACGACGAGGAGTCCGGCCAGGGCGCGGCGGACCAGCAGGGGGCGGCGGAGCAGGGGCCGGTGGATCAGCGGGGGGCGGCGGATCAGGGGCCGGTGGACCAGCGGGGGGCGGCGGACCAGCAGAGCTCGGCGGACCAACAGGGGCCGGACGCCCCGGACGCCCCGGCCCGCTTCGACCGCGCCACCGTCGCCGCCGAGTCCTGA
- a CDS encoding acyl-CoA dehydrogenase family protein — MSAGTLPSFDPRDPLGLDDLLDPEDLAVRDTMRQWAADRVLPHIADWYERGEVPGIRELARELGSLGALGMSLTGYGCAGASPIQYGLACLELEAADSGIRSLMSVQGSLSMYAIHRFGSEEQKQRWLPRMAAGEVIGCFGLTEPDHGSDPAGMRTYAKRDGSDWVLTGRKMWITNGSVAGVAVVWARTDEGIRGFVVPTDTPGFSAPDIKHKWSLRASVTSELVLDEVRLPADAVLPEVTGLRGPLSCLSHARYGIIWGSMGAARSAFESALEYAREREQFGRPIGGFQLTQAKLADMALELHKGVLLAHHLGRRLEAGRLRPEQVSFGKLNNVREAIEICRTARTILGANGISLEYPVMRHATNLESVLTYEGTVEMHQLVLGKALTGIDAFR; from the coding sequence ATGTCCGCTGGCACCCTGCCGTCGTTCGATCCGCGTGACCCGCTGGGGCTCGACGATCTCCTCGACCCCGAGGACCTCGCGGTCCGCGACACCATGCGGCAATGGGCCGCCGATCGCGTGCTGCCGCACATCGCCGACTGGTACGAGCGCGGCGAGGTGCCCGGCATCCGCGAGCTGGCCCGGGAGCTCGGCTCCCTCGGCGCGCTCGGGATGTCCCTCACCGGCTACGGCTGCGCGGGCGCAAGCCCGATCCAGTACGGCCTGGCCTGTCTGGAGCTGGAGGCCGCCGACTCCGGGATCCGCTCCCTGATGTCGGTGCAGGGCTCCCTGTCCATGTACGCCATCCACCGCTTCGGCTCCGAGGAGCAGAAGCAGCGGTGGCTGCCCCGGATGGCCGCCGGCGAGGTCATCGGCTGCTTCGGGCTGACCGAGCCCGACCACGGCTCCGACCCGGCCGGAATGCGCACCTACGCCAAGCGGGACGGCTCGGACTGGGTGCTCACCGGCCGCAAGATGTGGATCACCAATGGCTCGGTGGCCGGGGTCGCCGTGGTGTGGGCTCGTACCGACGAGGGCATCCGCGGCTTCGTCGTCCCCACCGACACGCCCGGCTTCTCGGCCCCCGACATCAAGCACAAGTGGTCGCTGCGCGCCTCGGTCACCAGCGAGCTGGTCCTGGACGAGGTGCGGCTGCCGGCCGACGCGGTGCTGCCCGAGGTCACTGGTCTGCGCGGGCCGCTGAGCTGTCTGAGCCACGCCCGCTACGGCATCATCTGGGGATCGATGGGCGCGGCCCGCTCCGCGTTCGAGTCGGCGCTGGAGTACGCGCGCGAGCGGGAGCAGTTCGGCCGGCCGATCGGCGGCTTCCAGCTCACCCAGGCCAAGCTGGCCGATATGGCGCTGGAGCTCCACAAGGGGGTGCTGCTCGCCCACCATCTGGGGCGGCGCCTGGAGGCGGGGCGGCTCCGCCCGGAGCAGGTCAGCTTCGGCAAGCTGAACAATGTGCGGGAGGCGATCGAGATCTGCCGCACGGCCCGGACGATTCTGGGCGCCAACGGGATCTCGCTGGAGTATCCGGTGATGCGGCACGCCACGAATCTGGAGTCCGTGCTCACCTATGAGGGCACCGTCGAAATGCACCAACTGGTGCTGGGCAAGGCGCTCACCGGAATCGACGCCTTCCGGTGA